The DNA region TTACAAAATTAGCTATAAATGATTCAAAATCCGAAAGTAAACTTTTATCCGAAAGTAAACTTTTATCCAAAAGTTTACTTTCAAATAGATTTTTAAAATTATGCCTGTTTAAGAATAGGGGAAACAAAATATATGTAAGAGCAAGATTCTAATTTAATTAGATTTATCTTACAAAAATGTAATTTTTAAATTTATTAGAAAAATTATATAATATGTTATATGTTTGCTACTAAAGATACAGAATGTGAAAAATAAGAAACTTTTAAGTATAAATAAATTTATTGAAAATATGTAAAAGGAGATAGCAAATGAAAACACATGAATTAATTACTGAGATACAAGAGAGTTATGATAACAATCCTAGTCAAGACGCTCAAGTTTTTATTTTATTTAGCTTTTTATTATTAGTATTTAAGCTTTTAAAACCAACAAATTATTGAAATTTAGATGAAATAAAAAAGGTAGCTTATTCAGTTAAAGCTTCCTTTTTTTAGTGGTATTTGGAGGTAAACTTCTATTGAAAAGTTTACTTTCGCTTTTTTATTAGATATATATATAATTTAATATACACATTAATAAGATTAAGAATAGTATAATATTGTTAAAAGGAGATGGTTTTATGTTGAAAATAGAACAAAACAAAGTAAGATTAATTTCAGGAATTAGCTTATTAATATTGGTTTTGACTAATTCTTTTATAAAAAGTGATTTTTGGGTTATTTGTATAGATGTAATTTTAATTTTGGTTAACTTAGTTTTATTTATTATTTCTAGAGATATAACAAAAACTAAGTTACTTAGAAAAATGAATAATTTAGATGAAATAAAATAATTTTTTGTTATTTTTAAGGATAAAAGATGATAAATGTGAAATCATCTTTTATTTTTTTTAATGAAAATTGAAAGTAAACTTCTATTTAAAAGTTTACTTTCAGAAATGATAACAACAGTCTAATTATTTAAGGTAAATTTAAGATTGTTTTCATAGATATTTCTAATTTGTATATTATAATTACGATATTAAGTTGTATTTATGGAGGATGTTATAGGGTGAACTATAAAAAAGGTATTATGATAGGTCTATTATGTGTATTTGTTTTTTCATTAGGTGGTTGTGATTTTTTGGATGGATTTAAAAGTGGATTCAGTTCTAAAACTGAAAAAGTAGAAAATCAGGAAAAATAATAAAATTTTTATAGATGTTTTGAAGCCAAAAGATGACTTATTCAATGTCATCTTTTGGCTTTTTTTAGTGAAATTAAAAATAAACTTCTATTCAAAAGTTTACTTTCATTTTAAATTCTACATAAAATCTCGTGTCTATAATTCCAAAAGCAACTTTACATGGGAACGGATTTTTTTCTTTTGAAGCAGTAAGCAGACAAGAAAGCACCCAATATTCCAGTTCTAAAGGTAAGCGATATAATTGAATACTACCATTATTGTTTTTTATTGATACCATCGGTGTAATTACCCTAGTTGTAGCGAAATCGTCCGTTGTTATCATTGCTGCTGTATCATTTTTGTGAAAACCAACGCTTAAAACCTCGTAAATCATTCCATCTTTTTCATTAATAATCATAGGTATATTTAAATAGGGATAGTTATTTATATCATTATGAATAACTGTTCTAGCTGTATTCTTTCTTATCTGATTCCCTTGCATTTCATACACTCCTTTATAACAATGGATACGTGATCGCTTAAACCTATTTTATTTCACGTCTATTATATTAGAAAATTGCAGTTTCATTTTATTATAAAAAGCATCGGTACATATGACAGCACTATTCTGCTGGTCAATACCAACAACAGTCATATAACTAGAAAGTAAATAACCATCTTCATAATATGTAATTAGTATTTCTTCTTCAGATAATAAGGAACATAACAACATGTTCTCAATCAGTTCTTTCTCTTCAGCGGTTAAGATCGCCCGAGTTACTTTGTTTTTCTCCTTGATGATTTCACGAATACCAGCAAACTGTTCAGGCATTGCTGCGAATGGAGTCCATTTGACCATATTTCTCCCTTTTGGCATATTAGCGTTATTCATGATTTATGTCCTCCTATTAGCGTGTTTCTGTGTCTAGCTGTAGCGCTATGCGTGTAGGAAATCCCTCGTAAAATACTGTTCTTCCCAAACTTTGTGCGTATTTCATCCATTACTTTTGTCAACTTCATTTCTTTTTCTCGTTGCGTGACATTATCCAAAAGAGAAATTTGTTCTTCTCCTTCTTGAAGTAAGTTTGTTAAGGATATGTTTATGCTGCGAATGGGTTCGCCAGTATATTGCTGATGTAAAAAGTATGTACAGATATGATAAATATCCATTGTTAAATTTGTTGGGCGGCTTAAAGTATGTGTTTTTCTAATGCCCCCGGTATAACTCTTGCTATAACCGACAGAAAAATGAACGGTTTGAGTAAGTTTGTTTTGTCTTCTAAGCCGATAACAAACTTCTTCAATATGTTCCAGTAGAATAATCGGAAATTCTTCTATTGTGTAGTCACGCATTAGAATTTGGCTTTTTCCAACAGAAGTTGTAGCAGGAACATATTTTTCTGAAATGCGACTAAAGTCAATTCCGTGGCTATGTAAGTGTAATTCTTCTCCAATCTTGCCGAAGCTCTGTTTTAAGTATTTAAGGGGATAATTGGCTAAATCTCCAATAGAGTATATTCCCTTTCGATTTAACTTTTCTTCTGTTTTATATGATATGCTCCAAAATTTATTGAGTGGTCGTATGCTCCATAGTTTTGTAGGTACATCCTCGTACTTCCAAAAAGCAATCCCGTCTTTGTTCTTCTTAGCTTCAATGTCTAAAGCAACCTTACTCATTAATGGGTTAGGAGCAATTCCGATGGTACATTCAATTCGTGTATGATCGTATATTTCACGTTTGAATTTCATGGCGAATTCGTATGGATTTTGGGCGAATAAATGGATGCTATCTGTAATATCCATAAAAAATTCGTCTATGCTGTATTGGTGAAAATCCTCAATAGGAACGTATTGCAAAGCTAATTTTGTTATGTAATTGGAGCATTTTATATAGGTGCTCATAATTGGATTTACCACAAGAATGTCTTTTCTACGAGGAATCTCGTATAGCCTTGCCATCTTCTTTACACCCAATGCTTTTAATGGTGGAGTTGCAGCTAGAACGATTGAACCATTTCTAATTACATCTCCGACTACAGCCAATTTTGTATGCATAGGAACTAATCCCATTTTGATGCAACTAACTGAAGCATAAAAGCTTCGTAAATCAACACATAAGATGATTCTATTCGGTAGGATAGAATAGTCATACACTGTGATTCCTCCCCTTAATAAAGGAACTTATGTTCTTATTATACACGAACCTACGTTCTTTTATTAAGGGGATTTGAAATATAATGTAAAAATGAAATAAAGAATGTTGCAACTATTATATGTTCCCTTTATTAGCAACCGATTTTTAGCTATAGCGCTATGAGGATATGTTTATTTCCGACAAAACCTTGCAAAGACTGTGCGAGCTTCGTCGATGGGTTTTAAGAGGTATTAGACCTTTAATATGGAATTTTTCTTATAGGAGGTGGCGTAGCGCTATGTCAGAAGCGGAGATAATATATACCAGCAGTGAGGTCTATAGTCGTTTAGGAGTAAGTGGTAGCACACTTAGAAAGTATTCGGATGTTCTTGAACGTGAAGGATATGATGTAAGGAAGAATAGTCGAGGGAGAAGGGAATATACAGAGTTTGATGTTGTACTTATTGAACAGTTAGTAGAGTTGAGTAAGCAAGATGGTATGACTTTAGAAAAAGCTGCGAAAATGATTGCAAAGCAGTTTGGAATCGATAATAAGAAAGAGGAATCCCAGGGGACAGATCCAGTTCCTTATCAAATGCAGTATCAATTCCAGCAACAATATAGCGCTATGATAGATGAGATTAATAAGGTGCAGCAAGCTAACCTTTTAGAAATGGAAAAGAGACTAGGTGATCGTATAGAGCAAAAGAACAAATTAATCGAAGCGGATATTAAAGAAAGAAATAAATTAATAAAGGAAGACATAAAAGATCGGAAGGAACGTGAAGAAAGGATAGAAAAGAGGTTAGAGCTAAGGGATGATAATCTTATGAAGATGGTCAGGGAGATTCAAGATGCAAAACGTACTATTGTATCAGCCCAGGAAGAAATAGCGGCAGCTAGGTTGAAAAAGAATTCTTGGTGGAAGTTTTGGGGTGATTTATAATTTTATATTTTTATAAAATTATAATGGGATTCAGCCGAGATTTTTCCGTAGAATAAGGAACCCATAAAGGATTCCTTTTACATTATGCCGTTCTATAATCATTGTTTTTAAGCTTCTTTCTAGTATCCCTAAATGCCAGGATTATTATTATCATACATATTAATTTAAGCCAGCGAAACTCCTGGTGGAACATTAGTCCTGAGAAGAATTCATA from Bacillus mycoides includes:
- a CDS encoding YolD-like family protein codes for the protein MNNANMPKGRNMVKWTPFAAMPEQFAGIREIIKEKNKVTRAILTAEEKELIENMLLCSLLSEEEILITYYEDGYLLSSYMTVVGIDQQNSAVICTDAFYNKMKLQFSNIIDVK
- a CDS encoding DUF3967 domain-containing protein; protein product: MSEAEIIYTSSEVYSRLGVSGSTLRKYSDVLEREGYDVRKNSRGRREYTEFDVVLIEQLVELSKQDGMTLEKAAKMIAKQFGIDNKKEESQGTDPVPYQMQYQFQQQYSAMIDEINKVQQANLLEMEKRLGDRIEQKNKLIEADIKERNKLIKEDIKDRKEREERIEKRLELRDDNLMKMVREIQDAKRTIVSAQEEIAAARLKKNSWWKFWGDL
- a CDS encoding Y-family DNA polymerase, coding for MYDYSILPNRIILCVDLRSFYASVSCIKMGLVPMHTKLAVVGDVIRNGSIVLAATPPLKALGVKKMARLYEIPRRKDILVVNPIMSTYIKCSNYITKLALQYVPIEDFHQYSIDEFFMDITDSIHLFAQNPYEFAMKFKREIYDHTRIECTIGIAPNPLMSKVALDIEAKKNKDGIAFWKYEDVPTKLWSIRPLNKFWSISYKTEEKLNRKGIYSIGDLANYPLKYLKQSFGKIGEELHLHSHGIDFSRISEKYVPATTSVGKSQILMRDYTIEEFPIILLEHIEEVCYRLRRQNKLTQTVHFSVGYSKSYTGGIRKTHTLSRPTNLTMDIYHICTYFLHQQYTGEPIRSINISLTNLLQEGEEQISLLDNVTQREKEMKLTKVMDEIRTKFGKNSILRGISYTHSATARHRNTLIGGHKS